The following proteins are co-located in the Cryptococcus neoformans var. grubii H99 chromosome 1, complete sequence genome:
- a CDS encoding oligosaccharyltransferase complex subunit epsilon, translated as MASKSPQPAVNSKNLQSSFDTLIDNYTSTTPARVKLIDAFLLFILLSGILQFAYRILVTVYPFHAFAGGFGSTVGQFVLLAGLRAQVAPGRDGEFKEVSQERAFADFCAASVVLHLFAFNFLG; from the exons ATGGCATCAAAGTCACCCCAGCCTGCAGTCAATTCCAAAAACCTCCAGTCATCCTTCGACACCCTCATCGATAACTACACTTCTACAACACCCGCTCGCGTCAAGCTCATCGATGCATTCTtgcttttcatccttctgTCAGGCATCCTTCAGTTTGCCTACAGGATTTTGGTCACTGTGTACCCTTTCCATGCCTTCGCTGGAGG GTTCGGATCAACTGTTGGACAGTTTGTTCTTTTGGCGGGTTTGAGAGCGCAGGTTGCTCCTggacgagatggagagTTCAAGGAAGTTTCCCAAGAACG AGCATTTGCAGACTTTTGCGCAGCATCTGTTGTCCTTCACCTTTTCGCTTTCAACTTCCTGGGCTAG
- a CDS encoding mitochondrial protein, with protein MSQHPTPKEVDRTYHPKGYGMSPSLKRARKPFILTNVLIGGTIVAFALGVYAYSISAVQQDDFSDVEDLLPPIDERKKIRSIEDEAREQKAFQSVASVLPTNRNLPPATSTPASPSKAIPEVPLAETAAATSKATSSWVPIKRLGDVEWIKKRGWVDGKGNVLVWGAPDVDRIGRVGDAVSSKKLI; from the exons ATGTCCCAACACCCTACACCCAAGGAAGTCGACCGAACATACCATCCCAAGGGTTAT GGCATGTCTCCCTCCCTCAAGCGTGCTAGGAAGCCGTTCATCTTGACCAATGTCCTTATCGGAGGAACTATTGTTGCATTTGCCTTGGGCGTCTATGCCTACTCTATCTCTGCAGTGCAGCAGGACGACTTC TCTGATGTCGAGGATTTGCTACCTCCTATTGACGAGCGAAAAAAGATCCGATCTATTGAAGACGAGGCTAGAGAACAAAAGGCCTTCCAGTCGGTCGCCTCTGTACTTCCTACCAACCGCAATTTGCCCCCTGCTACTTCCACCCCTGCTTCACCATCTAAAGCTATTCCCGAGGTGCCTCTTGCGGAAACGGCCGCGGCGACTTCAAAGGCTACCAGTAGTTGGGTACCTATCAAGAGGCTTGGAGATGTCGAATGGATTAAAAAGAGGGGATGGGTCGACGGTAAAGGGAATGTGCTTGTCTGGGGAGCGCCTGACGTGGACCGGATAGGAAGAGTGGGTGACGCCGTCAGTTCCAAGAAGCTGATCTAG